CATATCTCCCAAAATTTATGACCATATGTTGAATCTTTTTAAAGATGATATGGAGATTTTCTTTATATTGGATACTATGGGAGAGTTAGTTAAACGTCGTGGTCAGATTGACGAAATAACTGGATCTTTTATTAAACATTTTAAAAAAAGCGGACAAAGGCTCACTATACAATGGATTTATTCTGAATTATACGGTTTAGAATATGAACTTGTGGTCGAGGTATTAGACCAACTTCGCGAAAAAGAATATATTAGTTCTTCAGAGAAAGCTACTCTTCAATCTCTTTTGAAATCAGGCAGTTTAGATTATCTTAGAGAAATGAAGATGGAAATTCTGAATACCTAGCCTACTTGTAAAAATCCCCGAAAGGGTAATTACTTTTGGCATTCGGTATTACCCTAACAAACGTTATTTACTTTCAATCGTAAATTCTATATCTGTTCCTTCCACTTTCCCTTGTAAAATCGATTGTTTGCATTCGCCTACCCAATACTCATTTGTATCTTTTTTTTCAATTCGAAAACCGTTAGTAGTAAGTATTACGGGAAAAGTTTTACGTTGAGTTAAATCACGAGTAAACTGTTTGACTCTTATTGTTTGGTTATTGATTCCAAATCGAAAGGTTCCATTGTTATGAAACTCCCCAGCCTTTTTCGAATTCCAAATATAATTGGTTCCGTAGGTAAATACACATTTACTTCCGTCATTAGAGTTTATTTCTAACTCAGTTGCATCTTCTGAGGGAGCGGGAGGTTGTGGTATATTTGGAATTGGTTCCGGATTTGATGATTTTTCGAATGGCTTTAGTAGAGGTAATAACCCTTTTGCGTCTCTAGCTCCCGCCCACTTACCAAGAGATTTACCAGTTGAATCTAAAACGAAGAACATTGGAATTCCAAAACTTCCACTTCCAGTAGGAACATTTCCGTATTCGTTTTCATTTACTTTCCAAGGTATAAATTTTTCTTTTAAAATCTTTTGTACTTCTGGTTTATCAAATGCTTCTTTCTCCATATAACGACAGGCGCCACACCAGCTAGGTTCAGATATAATTGCATAAATATTCAGGTTAGAAGTTTGGGCTTTTTTAGTTGCTGACTGGAAATCATTTTCCCATGGAATATTTCCCATATTTCTGTAACTTAACATTTTTCTACCGTCTTTGATTTGAAGGATTACTTCTTTGGTAAAAGTTTTTGGTGGATAACAAACTCCATTTTCTTTTTCTTCGCAAAGTTGGGTTCTTATACTGAAAGGAACTTTTGTATTTGATTCTGTTTTTTTGATTCCTAAATCAAATATTTTAAAACTAAAACTTCCTTTCTCTTTCAAAACCATTTCGTCTTGTTTTTTAATTCCTTTTGGTCTAGTTACTTCTAGAAGTTGAAATCCAGATTCAACCGGAAAATTAAAGGTAGTTATTATTCCAATGCCATTTGAGCTTACATGACTCAGATAGATATAATGTTTCGGAGGCAAATTCACTTTCACCTCAAAGTCAATTTCCCCGCCTACTCTCAATTTAACAGGATTTTGGTAGGAAAATTCTACCTTTGAGTAAGGATTTTCTTCTGCATACATCGCAAAAGTAAAAAGCAAAATAGAAATTTGAGATATTAGTTTTATCATATCGCCTCGTTTGTTTGGAGTATAAGGTAAATATATTTGTAATTGAGTCAACCCATAAATCTTGACAGAGTTTTATCAAAGTCACTCATTGATTGTGAATTAGAATTCAGAGCACAGAAGTGTGGAAGGAAAGTAAAATCTATTCTGACAACTTTTCAATATGCTGCGTGACTTCCTGTCGGCATATATCCCTCAAACTCTTTCGAAATACTCGCCTTCGCAATTACAGAATCGCCATTTTTATTTTTAAATCGCAATTCATACGCATGAAGCAGGCAGCGCGAGGCAAGCGGAGTCTTGCGAGTAGTATAGACCTTCTCGCCGATAATCGGAAATCCTTTTTCAAAAAGGTGAATTCTAATTTGATGTCGTCTGCCTGTTACAAGTTTTGCGTATACTACTGAATAGCTTTTCTTTTCGTTTCTATAAATTGTTTTGAATTCAGTGATTGCTTTTTTCCCACCACTTCGCACGGTTGATACTTTTTTATTTCCGTCTTTTAAGAAAGATTCAATCCTAAATTGATCGGGAGGATTTCCTTCCACAACCGCCAAATAGTATTTATCCGCATTTTTTAGAAGTTCATCTATTTCTTTATTCGCCTCTTCTTTTAATCCAAATACTACGAGTCCACTAGTTTCCAAATCTAATCGATTCGCAGTTCTGAGATAGGGAAGATTTAATTCTTTTTGTAAAATCCCTGTGAAGTTTTCACGATTTGGATCTTTTGTTTCATGTACGGGAATCCCAGCTGGTTTATTTGCGATTAATATTATTTCATCTTTGTATAGTATTTCAGTCATATATTAAATTTACAGTGAGTAAAACAAAAGTTTCAGTTCCTTTGGTTGTGATACTATAATCGGCAAATTAATTTTTTAAAATTTTTAATAACTCACCTTACGCAAGGTGAGTCCAGCTTCCACTTGAGGTTTGCACCTAGCGGTGGGCTTGCTGCCGCAGGCTATTGAATTTATTAATTCATTAGCATTCTCTAATATTCTCAAAATCATCTTTGGCTCCGTAAATTATCAATTTTGCGTAATGTCAGTTAATAAGATATATCCATCTTGCCCAATTCCTATAGAGGACGAGTTGGACGGGATAACGATTAAATCGAATTAACTTGAATTCGAAGTAAGGAAATGTACTGAAGAAAAAGATTTGAAAGGAGTTGTTTAAACGGTAGTAACCCCCGAAAATCCTACCGATAGGCACTTCCCGTGAGGATTAGGCATTGAATTTGGAAAAAAAAATCATCTTTGGGTGAGTTTTTAAAAAATCAAAAAAAAATATAGAATTTTTTAAAAAAAAATTGTACAATTCTGTCGATTTGTTATTATGTCACAGAGATTATTTTCCGAGGATACTTATGCCAGAGTCTTTACAAAAAGTTATTAACCAAATCAAAGAGCTATTCGCAAAATTAGATAGCACCAAGAAGATTATCGTTGGGGCAGTTTTCGCAATTGTTGTGATCGCCATCATCATTCTCTCCACATTTTCTTTAGATAAGAATGCTGTGATTCTTTTTAAAGACTTACAACCTAAGGATTTTTCTGAAATAACTAAAAAGTTAGACGCTCTTGGCTTTAAATATTCTTCCAGTGACACTTCTATCATTTCGGTTGATCCCGAAAAAAGACAGGAAATTATAACGAAACTTGCTCAGGAAAATTTAATTCCAGCAGGTATTCAAGGTTGGGAACTTTTTGATGTAGAAAAATTTACCGAGACTCAATTTGATAAAGACATTAAAAAATACCGCGCTCTAAAAGGTGCAATTGAAAAATCTCTTATGACTCTGCACTCCATCGAAAAAGCCGATGTAAACATTGCTTTTCCAGAAACAGAATACTTCGAAAATAATACAACTCCAGTAAAAGCATCCGTCATTTTACATTTTGTTCCCGGTGTGGAAAATCTATCTCGTAAAGAAATCAAAGGTATCGTTAACTTAGTCTCTCGCGGTGTTCCTAAATTAAAACCAGAAGATGTAAGTGTGGCGGACGGTTCCGGAAAAATCATAAGTGACTTTGAAGAAGACTTGGAAAAAGAAAAAATCGAATTAAGACTCGTACAAGAAAAAATGAGAATAGCAGATGAACAACGAGTCAAAAAATTAATCGACATACGAAAAACCTTACAGTGGTTACTCGCTGGTGAAGAAAGAGTAGATATTACTCGTTTTGAATATGATCTCAATTGGGATGAAGTGTCTTACAAAGAAAATAATGTATCTCCTGTTGTAGCAATAGTGGATAATCCAAATACTCCGTATGATGAAACACAATTAGTAGATGGTTATTCCCTTAAAGTATCCGACAAAGAAACTTCCGAAAAATTCAATGGCCGCGGATTTACTCCAGAAGGTCCTGCTGGAACGGAACCAAATCTTCCTCCTGGTTACAAGGACGTAGATTACCAAAAAGCAAATTATGAGAAAGACGAAAAAATTCGTAACTATGAATTCAACCGAAAAGTAAGTGATGTAAGAAAACAAAGATGGAAAATTGATAAAATCAATTTAGGTGTTGTCATAGACGGAGTATGGACAAAAAAAGAATCGGAAGATGGATATCGCTTTGAAAGAACATACACTCCAGTAGCCGCAGATGATTTAAGAAATATCAAAAAGAATTTAGAAAATTCTCTTGGCATTGATAAAACGCGTGGAGATTCAGTTAACGTTATTTCCATTCCGCGAGATAGAAGTGCGCAGTTTGCTGCGGAAGATGCAGAATTGGCAAGACAAAAAGCAATTCGTAATGCAATTATCATTTCTCTTGCAATCTTAACATTTTTAATTCTAGTAATCCTAATCTACAGAGCAATCAAGAAAGAAATTGCAAGAAGAAGAAGATTAAGAGAAGAAGAACTTGCGGCTCAACAACAAATGATGAGAGAAGCAGCACTCAGAGTAATGGAAGAAGGGGGAGCAGACGTAGAGCTCTCCCTCGACGAAAAACTCAGAAAAGAACTTTTAGAAAATGCGATCAATCTCGCAAAAGAAAAACCAGAAGACGTAGCACAGTTACTCAGAACTTGGCTTTCTGAAGAGGAGGCAGGTTGATAAATACCAAAAATCAAACCAGCAAAGCGGCTATACTCTATAGCCTGATTGGGGAACATATCCCCAAATCAGTTTTGTCGGCGCTTACTCAGGAAGAGTTAGAAAAACTCTTCCAAAAAGTTACCGAAATGCAAAAGCCAAGTTTTGGAGACGAAAAGAGCGTATTATCAAAATTTGCCGATAGTTTTAATCGATTTCGTGGAAGTTCCAATGTAGCATTTCAAGCAAAGATAAATCGAGAAATAGAAAAACTAATTCAAGAAACAGCGAATAATAAAGTTTCTCCGCTAATCGAATTAAAAAAGAAAAATAGATCAGAACTTAGCCATATTGTAAAAGATGAAAATGCAAGAACAATCGCACTCGTGATGAGTTTTGCTAATCCAGATGAAGCTTCTTCTTTAATAGAGGATTTTCCTGAGAAAAAAAGAGAAGAGATTATTTATGAAATTCACAAAATAGACTTTCATTCGGAAACGGTTCGAAATGAATTAGAACGTTTTTTAAATTTTAAATTTGAGTTAATAAAAAATAATCAAACAGTTTCAAAAGTTAGAAATAGAGGAAGTAAAATCACGGCTGAAATTCTGAGTAGAATTAGCCCTCATGTTTCATTTAGATTGTTTTCTAAAATCAAAAAAAAGAATCCTTTGTTTGCTGAAAATATCAATGAACATTTTTATACAATGGAAGATTTACAGTTTGCGAGTAGATCCGCATTAACTGAATTTTTAGCGACAGTGCATCCAATTGTGATTGCATCTTCTTTTAAAGGTATAGAGACTGAGATAAAAGACAAACTTTTGGAGAGAGTCGATCCTTGGCTTTCCAAACAAGTTGCATTAGAAATGGATTCAATGGGTCCGATTTCTCTTGCTGAAATAGAAGAAGCGCAAACTGCTATTATTACGCTCTTAAACGAATCAGTAGAAAAAGGAACTATTAAATTATGGAAGGTAGGTTAATCAATGGCTAAACTAGTATTCAAACCAATGCAAATTGCTGAAACTCAAACTGCCGCAAGCGATGCTGTAGAACTTGCGATCCCAGAAAAATATAAAAAATTTCATACGGCAGAAGAGGAAGAAGAGTTTGAAGTAGATCAAGAAGGAAATATCATTGAGCAATACCAAGGACCTTCCATTGACGAAATCGAAGCTGAGTTAGATAGATACCGTCAGGAAACTGAAGAGCAAGTCCGTCAAATGTTGACAGACGCAGAAGCTCGAGCAGAAAAAATTGTAGAAGACGGAAAAACTCGTGCGTTTCAATTAATCCAAGACTCAAAAGAAAAAGTAAAAACAGAAGAAGATTCCGGTCGAGCAAAAGCAGAACAAATTTTAGATCGTGCAAAACTAGAAGTAGAACGTATGATCAAAGAAGCAGAAATGAAAGTTGCTGAGATCGAACATGAGGCTTACCAGAGAGGATACGATGCTGGTCGAGAAGTTGGATTCAAAAAGGGACAAGGCGAAGTTAGGCGACTGATTGACCGTTTAGGAACAATAGTCGGTAAAGCGATTGATATTCGCGAAGACATCATCCAAGCTTCTGAAAAACAAATGGTAGAAATGATTCTCATCATCGCTCGTAAAGTTATCAAAGATGAAATCATTGAACGTAAAGAAATTGTACTCAATAATATTCGGGAAGCTCTCAAACGAATTAAAGATAGAGATCGTGTGGATATTCGCGTTAACTTCTCTGATTTAGAGATTACAACAGCGCATAAAGACGAACTGATAAAACTTATGGAATCTCTAAGAAAAGTAAATATTTTTGAGGATTCACGTATTGATCGTGGTGGTGTTATCATTGAAACTGACGTTGGTGCGATTGATGCTCGTATATCTACTCAGCTTAAAGAAATCGAAGAAGCAATTCGTAACGCTGAGCCAATTTAGGATTAACCACAAGGTAACTTAGCCAGTGATTGAAAAAAAATTTACAGAAAAAATAGATGTACTTTCCAAGTATAAACTAATTATAAATAAAACCGAACCAATTCGTAAAAGTGGTAAGGTTTTAAAAGTACTCGGGAATGTTATTTTTTCCCAAGGACCTCCTGATTCTAAAATTGGTGAAATTATGGAAATTGAACGCCAAGATCAAAAAGGATACTTACAATGTGAGATCATTGGCTTTGATGGGCATAAATACACATTAATGCCGCTCGGCGAAGTAAGTGGCATTTTCCCAAAGGCATTTGTATTTTCTTCCGGAAAAAAACTTACAATTCATGTAGGCAAAGAGTTGTTAGGCAGAGTTTTGAATGGTGCCGGAAAACCTATCGATGGAAAAGGGATTATAGTAACTGGGGATGAAAGATCTCCCGATAATGAAACTCCAAATCCTTTAGATAGACCAATGATAAAGGAACCAGTTGTAACAGGAGTTCGTGCCATTGATGGATTACTCACGATTGGACGTGGACAGAGAATCGGTATATTTTCAGGGTCAGGTGTAGGTAAATCGACATTACTCGGTATGATTGCTCGTTATACAAATGCGGACGTGAATATAATTTCTTTAGTTGGGGAAAGAGGTCGTGAAGTAAACGAATTTCTAGAAAATGAAATAGGTTCGGAGGCAATGGAAAAAACTGTTGTATTTGTAGCTACTTCTGATTCTCCAAAAATGCAACAAGTTAATTGTGCTTTACTTGCAACGTCAGTCGCTGAGTATTTTCGCGATAAAGGATTACACGTAAATTTAATGATGGATTCTCTCACTCGTTTTGCGCAAGCGAATAGGGAGATTGCAGTGTCTTATGGAGAACCATCTATTACGCGAGGTTTTTCTGCTTCTGTATTTTCGAAATTATCTAAACTCATTGAACGATCAGGTACTTCAAAGTCAGGCGGAAGTATTACTGGCATTTACACAGTATTAACCGAACCAGATGAAATGAACGATCCTATTGCGGATGCCGTTAGAGGTTATATGGACGGACATATTGTATTATCTAGAGAATTAGCGGAACACAATCATTATCCTGCAATTGATATTCCTTCCTCATTATCTCGTATTATGCCATTTGTAGTAGGAGAAGATCAAAAAATGTATTCTGATTTTGTAAGAGAATTAATTTCTACTTACAAAAAAGCAGAAAAGCTAATTATGTTAAATGCATATGTAAAAGGATCAGACCCAAAAACTGATTTAGCTATTAATAAAAAACAAATTATAGACGAATTTTTGACTCAGAAAGTAGATCAAAAAGTAAATTTTCAGGATATGATTTACCAGCTAAGAGATATTTTCATCACGTTGCCAGATGAGGAACTGTAAGTAAAAAGAAATTATGAATTATATAATGAAATTGAAGAAATTATATGCTTCTAAAGCAAACCGCGGTAGCGAGCCCACTGCTAAGTGTATCCCTCAAATCCGCACAATAGAGTGGATTTGAGGGATACACACAATGAAAAAGTTTGAGTTTGATTTAGAGACAGTTTTAGAGCTTCGAAAAATTAAAGTAGATGAAGAACTAAAAAAATTATCTATAATTGTTGGACATTTGAATCGTTTACAAAATGAAATTTCAGATAATAATCGTATCATTCAAAATTCTACAGTAAGGTATTCTGGATCCGATATAAAAACTTTGCGCATATTTGAAGGTTATATCAAGGGTTTATATTTACAAAATGAAAATTTACAGAAAACAATGGCTCAGCAACAGGGTATTTTGAATGAAGCAAGAAATAGAGTAATTGCAGTGGAACGAGATGCTGAGGTTATAGAAATTTTAAAAAGAGATGCATGGAAAGAATTCCATGAAAGAATGTTGAAACAAGAACGGATAGAAGAAGAGGAAGTTGGCAATTCAGAATTCAATCGTAGGAGAATGGAAAGTGAAGAAAAAACTAGGACAACTACTGTTAAAATCAAGAAGAAGATTACGAAAGTTAAACCCGATCAAAATAAAACTAAAACAGAGTATGAAAAGCTCATGGAGTATGCCGAAGCTCTTAAACCTAAAAAATGAAGAAGGTTCTTTTGTAAGCCTCGTATATAATTTGAATTCTGAAAAAAATCCAAAGGATATTAAAATTCAAAATTCTCTTGTACGACTTTCGAACAAAGTGACTGAATTAGAAAGTATTGTGTTTCGATTAAATAAATCAATCCATGAGTCAACTTTTTAAGGTTTTTGGAATATGAAGATTCGAACTGATATAGTAAATAATTTTTACGAACTAATTGTATTTTTAAACAGATTGCAGAAAGCCTACGGTTTCAAGCCCACCGTTAGGTGTAATAGATTTATCCAGCATGGGCAGGCTGGCGCAAACCTTGTGCAAGGTTTAAACGAAGGAGTTTAGTTATGGGAACGTTAGCTGATAAAGCAAGAGTTTTATACTTAGTATTATTAATATTTTTTTTATTAACAGTTGGATTTTTTATTTTTGATTATTATGGTTTAATTGATGCAGATGAAATTTTTCCTGCCCTAGCTAAAAAACCAAGTTTAGTGAATTGGGATAAAGAATCTCCAACCGAAGTAGAAAAATTAGAATATAAAAAAGCGCGCGAAAAACTCGATGAAGAAATAGCAGAAATTGAAAGAATTCGCCAATCTCTAGACGAAGAAAAAGAAAAAATCCAGAGCGAAAATGAAAAATTGAATGAAATGAAAAAAAGCATTCAAGAAAAAGAAAAACAAATGGCCCAAAGCAAAAAAGACAAAGAAAGCCGAGAGAATAAAGTAAAAGTTCTAGCAAATAAAATTGCAAATATGCCACCGCCAAAAGCTAAAGAATTATTAGTAAATTGGCCTGACCAAGATATTATTGATGTATTTAAACAAATGGACAAAGACGCAGAGGAAGAAGGGACTAATACAATCACTACTTATTTGTTAACACTGTTTGATGAAAAAAGAAGAGCTGTAATTACAAATAAGTGGTTAGATCATGAAGCGGATCGAATTCCGGACGAAAATGCAAGTCTACTTTCTGAATAATAAAATTAAAAGTATTTGTGGCTGTATACAATAGCCACAAATAAATTCTGTTGAATATTTTTATGGGCTAATTAATATTAATCTACAGAAATATTTTTCTGTTCTTTTCCTTCTTCGTTATAACATTTTAATTGAGTTCCTTTATTACAAGATCCCGTATATCCACCGACACCACCGCAGTCTAGTCCAGAAACTTGTTTGCAGATATTTTGTGCTTTTCTACGATCAGCATTTGAGTCGCCGTTAATACAAACTTTTACATCTTTGTTTTTTCGGAACGAATAACATTTAGCAGATAAAGGTAAATTGATAGAAAATACAGATAAGGATAATAGTATGAGTAAATTATGTTTCATGATAAATTCCTTTTTTGAATTCTTTTATGCTGTTAACCTAAATTGTGGAAGCAATGAAAAAAAAGATAAGAGTTAAATAAAATTGTTGCATAATTCAATTTTGAGACTAACTAGCATTTTGCTCTACATAAAGTTTTAAATTGGTTGTAGTGCCTGCTAGAACCGATGCTTTAAATTTCATAATTTTTCTTTTTTGTGTAATATCAGTAACTAAATAAATTAGATTGTTTGAAAGTTTTCTAATTACGAATTGTGTATTGTTATCTTGAATTCAATTTATACTAATGAACTTGATTGTAAAAAATTGAAAAATAGAAGATTAGATTGAGTTTATATTTCTAATTTGTGGAAAATGTAGATTAGTTGCTAAATTAGAATTTATATATTTAGTTTTGTTTTTAACTCATTTTTGGTTTCTTGCCATATAGGCGAGAACTTTTGAGTTTCTTTCAGTGTCGCATCTAAATTACCGGCCTTTAAAAGTAATTCTGCTTCTTGTGTGAGTCGCCAGAGATTATCTAGACCAAAATTAGAAGCCACCCCTTTCATTTGGTGGAGTAGGGAAACAAGCTGGGAATTGTCTGGATTTTTAGTCAACGTATCCAATTCTTTAAGTCTTTCCTCATAGTTATCAATAAGGGTCTGAATCATTTCACGAAGCCATTGCATTTCTTCTTCGTCCCCTTCTGTAATAAATGAGTTTATCCTAGTCCAATCTACGTTCATAGAGCCAATGTAATTCGAAATAGAAAAAAAACATTCCAAAAAATGAATAGCCCAAAAAAACAAAATTTTTTGAAAAAAATGTAAAAAAAGTGTAAATAATTCTGAGATTTGTCGATGAGTTAGATAGGTGAATTTCTAATTTTTTAGGAGAAACTTTGGACATTTAGGAGAAAAAAAATGGATTTAGCAATAGGAACTTTAATCTCATCAATAGACAATATTGTGAAAAATAAAAATGCATCTGCCAGAAAGGATAAAGTCGTTTTATCCGATGCAAATCCAGTAGCACAGCCGACTGTGTTTAGCAGTTCCATTCAAGTAAAATACCAAGTATTACAAAGTCGACTAAGTAGACTTCAAAATGATTTAACCCGAGAGCAGGCTAAACTCGGTATCCTCGAAAAAGAAAGTATTAAACCGGCAGAATTTTCCACTATCTTATTT
This sequence is a window from Leptospiraceae bacterium. Protein-coding genes within it:
- a CDS encoding flagellar protein FlbB, whose product is MGTLADKARVLYLVLLIFFLLTVGFFIFDYYGLIDADEIFPALAKKPSLVNWDKESPTEVEKLEYKKAREKLDEEIAEIERIRQSLDEEKEKIQSENEKLNEMKKSIQEKEKQMAQSKKDKESRENKVKVLANKIANMPPPKAKELLVNWPDQDIIDVFKQMDKDAEEEGTNTITTYLLTLFDEKRRAVITNKWLDHEADRIPDENASLLSE
- a CDS encoding RNA pseudouridine synthase, yielding MTEILYKDEIILIANKPAGIPVHETKDPNRENFTGILQKELNLPYLRTANRLDLETSGLVVFGLKEEANKEIDELLKNADKYYLAVVEGNPPDQFRIESFLKDGNKKVSTVRSGGKKAITEFKTIYRNEKKSYSVVYAKLVTGRRHQIRIHLFEKGFPIIGEKVYTTRKTPLASRCLLHAYELRFKNKNGDSVIAKASISKEFEGYMPTGSHAAY
- a CDS encoding FliI/YscN family ATPase, giving the protein MIEKKFTEKIDVLSKYKLIINKTEPIRKSGKVLKVLGNVIFSQGPPDSKIGEIMEIERQDQKGYLQCEIIGFDGHKYTLMPLGEVSGIFPKAFVFSSGKKLTIHVGKELLGRVLNGAGKPIDGKGIIVTGDERSPDNETPNPLDRPMIKEPVVTGVRAIDGLLTIGRGQRIGIFSGSGVGKSTLLGMIARYTNADVNIISLVGERGREVNEFLENEIGSEAMEKTVVFVATSDSPKMQQVNCALLATSVAEYFRDKGLHVNLMMDSLTRFAQANREIAVSYGEPSITRGFSASVFSKLSKLIERSGTSKSGGSITGIYTVLTEPDEMNDPIADAVRGYMDGHIVLSRELAEHNHYPAIDIPSSLSRIMPFVVGEDQKMYSDFVRELISTYKKAEKLIMLNAYVKGSDPKTDLAINKKQIIDEFLTQKVDQKVNFQDMIYQLRDIFITLPDEEL
- a CDS encoding Hpt domain-containing protein, whose amino-acid sequence is MECFFSISNYIGSMNVDWTRINSFITEGDEEEMQWLREMIQTLIDNYEERLKELDTLTKNPDNSQLVSLLHQMKGVASNFGLDNLWRLTQEAELLLKAGNLDATLKETQKFSPIWQETKNELKTKLNI
- a CDS encoding thioredoxin family protein, with protein sequence MIKLISQISILLFTFAMYAEENPYSKVEFSYQNPVKLRVGGEIDFEVKVNLPPKHYIYLSHVSSNGIGIITTFNFPVESGFQLLEVTRPKGIKKQDEMVLKEKGSFSFKIFDLGIKKTESNTKVPFSIRTQLCEEKENGVCYPPKTFTKEVILQIKDGRKMLSYRNMGNIPWENDFQSATKKAQTSNLNIYAIISEPSWCGACRYMEKEAFDKPEVQKILKEKFIPWKVNENEYGNVPTGSGSFGIPMFFVLDSTGKSLGKWAGARDAKGLLPLLKPFEKSSNPEPIPNIPQPPAPSEDATELEINSNDGSKCVFTYGTNYIWNSKKAGEFHNNGTFRFGINNQTIRVKQFTRDLTQRKTFPVILTTNGFRIEKKDTNEYWVGECKQSILQGKVEGTDIEFTIESK
- the fliF gene encoding flagellar M-ring protein FliF; this translates as MPESLQKVINQIKELFAKLDSTKKIIVGAVFAIVVIAIIILSTFSLDKNAVILFKDLQPKDFSEITKKLDALGFKYSSSDTSIISVDPEKRQEIITKLAQENLIPAGIQGWELFDVEKFTETQFDKDIKKYRALKGAIEKSLMTLHSIEKADVNIAFPETEYFENNTTPVKASVILHFVPGVENLSRKEIKGIVNLVSRGVPKLKPEDVSVADGSGKIISDFEEDLEKEKIELRLVQEKMRIADEQRVKKLIDIRKTLQWLLAGEERVDITRFEYDLNWDEVSYKENNVSPVVAIVDNPNTPYDETQLVDGYSLKVSDKETSEKFNGRGFTPEGPAGTEPNLPPGYKDVDYQKANYEKDEKIRNYEFNRKVSDVRKQRWKIDKINLGVVIDGVWTKKESEDGYRFERTYTPVAADDLRNIKKNLENSLGIDKTRGDSVNVISIPRDRSAQFAAEDAELARQKAIRNAIIISLAILTFLILVILIYRAIKKEIARRRRLREEELAAQQQMMREAALRVMEEGGADVELSLDEKLRKELLENAINLAKEKPEDVAQLLRTWLSEEEAG
- a CDS encoding endoflagellar motor switch protein — protein: MINTKNQTSKAAILYSLIGEHIPKSVLSALTQEELEKLFQKVTEMQKPSFGDEKSVLSKFADSFNRFRGSSNVAFQAKINREIEKLIQETANNKVSPLIELKKKNRSELSHIVKDENARTIALVMSFANPDEASSLIEDFPEKKREEIIYEIHKIDFHSETVRNELERFLNFKFELIKNNQTVSKVRNRGSKITAEILSRISPHVSFRLFSKIKKKNPLFAENINEHFYTMEDLQFASRSALTEFLATVHPIVIASSFKGIETEIKDKLLERVDPWLSKQVALEMDSMGPISLAEIEEAQTAIITLLNESVEKGTIKLWKVG
- the fliH gene encoding flagellar assembly protein FliH; this encodes MAKLVFKPMQIAETQTAASDAVELAIPEKYKKFHTAEEEEEFEVDQEGNIIEQYQGPSIDEIEAELDRYRQETEEQVRQMLTDAEARAEKIVEDGKTRAFQLIQDSKEKVKTEEDSGRAKAEQILDRAKLEVERMIKEAEMKVAEIEHEAYQRGYDAGREVGFKKGQGEVRRLIDRLGTIVGKAIDIREDIIQASEKQMVEMILIIARKVIKDEIIERKEIVLNNIREALKRIKDRDRVDIRVNFSDLEITTAHKDELIKLMESLRKVNIFEDSRIDRGGVIIETDVGAIDARISTQLKEIEEAIRNAEPI